From Psychrobacillus sp. FSL K6-2836, a single genomic window includes:
- a CDS encoding helix-turn-helix domain-containing protein, whose translation MQNYNTHTTTNDTNKVDLPRIFEIIDDELLFTTNDISELLALHPETVRRWCRTGKLRIYAPGGQYKIQGKDLKNFLYRWYLIK comes from the coding sequence ATGCAAAATTACAATACACATACCACAACAAATGACACTAATAAAGTTGACTTACCTCGAATTTTTGAAATTATTGACGATGAATTATTATTTACCACTAATGATATAAGTGAATTATTAGCTCTTCATCCAGAAACAGTTAGGCGCTGGTGTCGTACAGGTAAACTCCGTATTTATGCACCAGGTGGTCAGTACAAAATTCAAGGTAAAGACCTTAAAAATTTTCTATATCGATGGTACTTAATAAAATAG
- a CDS encoding helix-turn-helix domain-containing protein, translating into MSNNIHDIFNLPDEEILHPEDIALMINMHVESVRRWCRQGKLPSYNFGNKYVIVGEDFKTFMKRSKVKARWER; encoded by the coding sequence ATGTCAAATAATATTCATGATATTTTTAATTTACCAGATGAAGAGATTTTACATCCGGAAGACATTGCATTGATGATTAATATGCATGTCGAAAGTGTGCGAAGATGGTGTAGACAAGGTAAACTTCCATCATATAATTTCGGTAACAAATATGTAATTGTAGGTGAAGACTTTAAGACATTTATGAAGCGATCTAAAGTTAAAGCTAGATGGGAAAGATAA
- a CDS encoding GIY-YIG nuclease family protein — MGIFSKLFNSKKIEVELGEQKKFENVNTIQKPVSENTNSNKLPYTGGLGFSIGPNNDGDKINVTSLPVGVSTGNTAKDFYVYEWFIKETGEVFYVGKGRGNRYKELHQRAYEAEKIRKMYETDSRFIATGLTEDEAIELESKEIARILNETNHRLTNRHIPLFTKRDNGYDRSPSTPKIQSETAPVLYACEIEEHYFGIQHRDFDKVQYQNLKSVAFITRNMRDEISIIYGGNLEKYKDEVTNMLIANGNKVLKSKFAKSITAWIYIGDDYVTNYNKDQEKALAELGVQIPTYHLIDVWKHLKNNFGEVASVLKEEPLIDPINNRVLLKNIKNVHDWEKGFDKGYPYYEEGDKERKAGNILRAIELFDKARYNGYNAPALYSSYAMAYRKLKDYDNEIAILDEAIERSKAEKGNNETRIMEFNERRAKVLALKCK; from the coding sequence ATGGGAATCTTTAGTAAACTATTTAATAGTAAAAAGATTGAAGTAGAGCTTGGGGAGCAGAAAAAGTTTGAAAATGTGAATACTATCCAAAAGCCAGTTTCAGAAAATACAAACTCAAACAAATTACCGTACACAGGTGGTCTAGGGTTTTCGATAGGACCTAACAATGATGGGGATAAGATAAATGTAACTTCATTACCCGTTGGTGTATCAACAGGTAATACGGCAAAAGATTTTTATGTGTATGAATGGTTTATTAAAGAAACAGGAGAAGTGTTCTACGTTGGCAAAGGACGTGGCAATCGTTATAAGGAGTTACATCAGCGAGCATATGAAGCTGAAAAAATCCGAAAAATGTATGAAACAGATAGTCGATTTATTGCTACGGGGTTAACTGAAGATGAAGCGATTGAATTAGAGAGCAAAGAGATAGCACGTATTTTAAATGAAACCAATCATAGATTAACGAATCGTCATATCCCCTTGTTTACAAAACGTGATAATGGATATGATCGCAGTCCGAGTACACCAAAAATACAGAGTGAAACGGCGCCAGTTTTATATGCATGTGAAATAGAAGAACATTATTTTGGTATACAGCACCGAGATTTTGATAAAGTTCAGTACCAAAACCTTAAATCTGTAGCCTTTATTACACGTAATATGCGAGATGAAATTAGTATTATATATGGTGGTAATTTAGAAAAGTATAAAGATGAAGTTACAAACATGTTGATAGCTAATGGGAATAAGGTGTTGAAAAGTAAATTTGCAAAATCCATAACGGCATGGATTTACATTGGTGATGATTATGTCACGAATTACAATAAAGATCAAGAGAAAGCCTTAGCTGAATTAGGAGTTCAAATACCAACGTATCATTTGATTGATGTATGGAAGCATTTAAAGAATAATTTCGGAGAAGTAGCGTCTGTTTTGAAAGAGGAACCATTAATTGATCCTATTAATAATCGTGTACTGCTAAAAAATATTAAAAATGTACATGATTGGGAGAAAGGTTTTGATAAGGGTTATCCTTATTACGAAGAAGGTGATAAGGAACGCAAAGCCGGCAACATTTTGAGAGCCATAGAGTTATTCGATAAGGCACGTTATAACGGATATAATGCACCTGCCCTTTATAGCTCTTATGCGATGGCATATCGTAAATTAAAAGATTATGATAATGAAATTGCTATTCTTGATGAAGCAATTGAACGTTCGAAAGCTGAAAAAGGTAATAATGAAACGCGTATTATGGAGTTTAATGAACGACGTGCAAAAGTATTAGCATTAAAGTGTAAGTAG
- the resA gene encoding thiol-disulfide oxidoreductase ResA, protein MDSKKKKRFYMRLVLLILMVGVITFTIYSNLSKEKNSVLQVGDEAPDFVLTDMNGERHQLSDYRGQGVFLNFWGTWCKPCEREFPLMDQQYQKVQDEGLQILAVNIGESDFAVQKFIDRLNLSFPVLIDHNKSVMETYNINPLPTTFLVNPEGKIEKIITGEMSEEAIKEYMEQIMPE, encoded by the coding sequence ATGGATAGTAAGAAGAAAAAAAGGTTTTACATGCGCCTGGTACTTTTGATATTAATGGTTGGAGTAATAACCTTCACCATTTATTCTAACTTATCGAAAGAAAAAAACAGCGTACTACAAGTGGGAGATGAAGCCCCTGACTTTGTATTAACTGATATGAATGGAGAAAGGCATCAATTATCGGATTATAGAGGTCAAGGAGTCTTTTTAAACTTTTGGGGAACTTGGTGTAAACCATGTGAAAGAGAGTTTCCTCTAATGGATCAACAATATCAAAAGGTTCAAGACGAAGGTCTTCAAATATTAGCTGTAAATATAGGTGAGTCTGATTTTGCAGTTCAAAAATTTATAGATAGACTAAACTTATCTTTCCCTGTTTTAATTGATCATAATAAGAGTGTAATGGAAACATACAATATTAACCCATTGCCAACCACTTTTCTTGTTAATCCAGAGGGTAAAATAGAGAAAATAATCACTGGTGAGATGAGTGAAGAAGCGATTAAGGAATATATGGAGCAAATTATGCCAGAATGA
- a CDS encoding cytochrome c biogenesis CcdA family protein — MALVHTLLFLLGFSAIFMALGFSTSFIGTIFIQYQDLLRQIGAIIIVFFGLVVLGIFKFDLLMSEKRVQFKKRPKGHIGSVLIGMGFAAGWTPCTGPILAGVIALGVSDPGRGMLYMLFYVLGFSIPFLIMSMFIGKMKFLQNRSGLFMKIGGSLMIVMGILLYFDMMTKIIAFLTPFFGGFTGF, encoded by the coding sequence GTGGCATTAGTACATACCCTACTATTTTTACTTGGATTTTCAGCCATCTTTATGGCTTTAGGTTTCTCTACTTCTTTTATCGGAACAATTTTTATTCAATATCAGGATCTACTACGACAAATAGGTGCAATCATTATCGTGTTTTTTGGTTTAGTAGTTCTAGGGATATTTAAATTTGATTTGTTAATGTCTGAGAAAAGAGTCCAGTTTAAAAAGAGACCTAAAGGTCATATAGGATCCGTGTTGATCGGAATGGGATTTGCAGCAGGGTGGACACCATGTACAGGGCCGATACTTGCGGGAGTTATTGCTTTAGGAGTGTCAGACCCAGGAAGAGGAATGCTGTATATGCTATTCTATGTCCTCGGTTTCTCTATTCCGTTTCTAATTATGTCCATGTTTATTGGAAAAATGAAGTTTCTTCAAAATAGAAGCGGATTGTTTATGAAAATAGGCGGATCCCTAATGATTGTAATGGGAATACTGCTGTATTTCGATATGATGACAAAGATTATAGCATTTTTAACACCTTTTTTTGGCGGATTTACAGGATTTTAA
- a CDS encoding tyrosine-type recombinase/integrase has product MFFFHLEAHGMRNTHASVLLSMGVRIIYVSKRLGHHNIATTYKHYAHLTTEMHKKDRLRILRFLKICNKRTNQI; this is encoded by the coding sequence TTGTTTTTCTTCCATTTAGAAGCACACGGTATGCGAAATACTCACGCAAGTGTACTGCTTTCAATGGGCGTACGAATTATTTATGTAAGTAAACGGTTAGGACACCATAACATCGCTACAACTTATAAACACTATGCCCATCTTACAACTGAAATGCATAAAAAGGATAGGCTAAGAATATTGAGATTTTTGAAGATATGTAATAAAAGGACCAATCAGATTTGA
- a CDS encoding AlbA family DNA-binding domain-containing protein: protein MANQISDMLSTFQGEHEFQAVLPPSKVIAKIIASIANTGGGALFIGINKKTVSQYEVVGISGDFHINSIVNKAVSFLEPQPDVRHTYTNINGKQIYILEVYNSDEVISLDSNVYIRQDSRIILKDEGIISNLDIVKNELLNEMYMELNQNKENGTYAKKVLIEHYIGILKIFNDIYSLLSPKGIDVPTDINEGKILSKILFSSAVDNFELYLSQLLYEIYLAKPQTLKSKQEVTVEEVLRCLDMDEFIQYIANEKISKLQKGSVKGFISDNKQISSFNIISNDEVKEIERILQIRHLYTHKNGIIDEKFLTMYSGEFNLKEEHLLSIKEYLDKIRYLFEVIKKLDLKAIQTYNLSN, encoded by the coding sequence ATGGCGAACCAAATATCAGATATGCTAAGTACATTTCAAGGTGAACATGAGTTTCAAGCTGTTTTACCACCCTCTAAAGTAATTGCTAAAATTATTGCTTCAATAGCTAATACTGGTGGTGGGGCTTTATTTATAGGTATCAATAAAAAAACTGTATCTCAATATGAAGTAGTTGGTATTAGTGGGGATTTTCATATAAATAGTATAGTTAACAAGGCTGTTTCATTTCTAGAGCCTCAACCTGATGTGAGACATACATACACAAATATAAATGGAAAACAAATTTATATACTTGAAGTTTATAATTCAGATGAAGTTATTTCGCTAGATTCCAATGTGTATATCAGGCAGGATTCGAGAATTATTTTAAAAGATGAAGGAATAATATCAAATTTAGATATCGTAAAGAATGAATTATTAAATGAAATGTACATGGAACTAAATCAAAATAAAGAGAACGGAACCTATGCAAAAAAAGTCTTAATAGAACATTATATAGGGATATTGAAAATATTTAATGATATCTATTCGCTACTATCTCCTAAAGGAATTGATGTACCAACTGATATCAACGAAGGGAAGATATTATCAAAAATCCTGTTTAGCTCAGCAGTAGATAATTTTGAATTGTACCTTTCACAGCTTTTATATGAGATATATCTAGCTAAACCACAAACTTTAAAATCTAAACAAGAAGTAACTGTTGAAGAAGTGTTGAGATGTTTGGACATGGATGAATTTATTCAATATATTGCAAATGAAAAAATTAGTAAATTACAAAAGGGAAGCGTTAAAGGATTTATTAGTGACAACAAACAAATAAGTTCTTTCAATATTATCTCAAATGATGAAGTAAAAGAGATTGAAAGAATATTACAAATAAGACATTTGTACACTCATAAAAATGGAATCATAGATGAAAAGTTTCTTACCATGTATAGTGGGGAGTTCAACTTAAAGGAAGAACATTTATTGTCCATTAAGGAGTATTTAGATAAAATTAGATACTTATTTGAAGTTATTAAAAAGTTAGATTTAAAAGCAATACAGACGTATAATCTTTCAAATTAA
- a CDS encoding sacsin N-terminal ATP-binding-like domain-containing protein: MVKEQVAAAREKSQKKQFATKIIDAIEKLKNDSTQLSSKRWIWELLQNTHDVAYSGEKLDVYIKLNTFDSSQATLEYMHNGKVFNIENLVFLMEQVSSKDRNENRENISGKFGTGFLTTYLLSLRINIEGVIDLKDDIYKSFSVDLDRSSSNIDTLIASINASTEQLNSIEHIPSIDDFDKKKFNTKFSYYLDEKGINLAKRGLEDLINFVPYTMVFLDKFNSIIIEEKGTKIFEIKLKESTEYNNNYTKHFLDIYYEGVKKEIVFLKAVNEYGEIICEIDKGSLFKFKEIPKDIPRLYARFPLIGTEDLPFKVIYNSWRFYVTEPRDGVLLFEESNENVKENRKIIEELTNLYLDLVERVSKKDRCLSIYNILPLNKKVNKYWLSEDWFQKAILKLIRKGISNLPLIYNQDNNKINMYDVNNANIFLPKAADEDTLRELWCLLSGIKSFNLFQFEEITYWSKIIWDDELKVNLDKLVDTLDKKETLDSLNEALKPNISPLDWLNSLYKLKPFKSGANNNKAILLNQENVFVKYNEINIDSELPPELKNVLKYFGSNPYKELLHLDINSELFNEMPSILTETLIEKIKTKISLNKYTDFPKAFNYLVSLIPNDDSIKQNRLNFYETTTSMLLDNEFEKTLVSYDMEAIWELINPKIAEYVCSCINECENIQMLKDKLNYESVEDTIHWLNDFIALLIKNNLSNLYNSDQNRLFPNQNGIMVSKNDIYLDDGDIPEELKDILELLGKGIRDELLDIGVFLMKENRVMNSEMIVDQIKKLIPPLIAEYPRTNETMQILSQLYSWFVENKELGKKLFGKLYDDRHRLCDDEIIAENIKKAEQLDRLFDEYNIKGIDNLRAILIDTNTVKPEETHKQEISIDSLVSLGITTPEELEAAFKNQALQNEFIHSSISTVKMFEKAQEKIERAKRNVIEYLKKDDQYNLDDVEKIAPTIFGGIRKNDRDIQIVVRPSDNDMVIIYSQSEKDVLDYADSELWVENGFSSPLNLTLGKVFKSARINKIPLKY; this comes from the coding sequence TTGGTTAAAGAACAAGTTGCAGCTGCTAGAGAAAAGTCTCAAAAGAAACAGTTTGCTACAAAAATTATTGATGCCATTGAAAAGCTGAAGAATGATTCAACCCAATTGTCTTCTAAAAGATGGATTTGGGAGTTACTACAAAATACACATGATGTTGCTTATTCTGGTGAAAAATTAGATGTATATATAAAATTAAATACATTTGATTCTAGTCAAGCCACATTAGAATATATGCATAATGGTAAAGTTTTTAACATAGAAAATTTAGTGTTTTTAATGGAGCAGGTGTCATCTAAGGATCGAAATGAAAATAGAGAGAATATATCAGGAAAGTTTGGCACGGGATTTTTAACTACATATTTATTATCTTTAAGGATTAATATTGAAGGTGTAATAGATTTAAAGGATGATATATATAAATCTTTTAGCGTAGATTTAGATAGATCATCCTCTAATATTGACACTCTAATAGCTTCAATTAATGCTTCTACTGAACAATTAAACAGCATAGAGCATATTCCTTCTATTGATGACTTTGACAAAAAAAAATTTAATACTAAGTTCAGCTATTATTTAGATGAAAAAGGAATAAATTTAGCAAAAAGAGGTTTGGAGGATTTAATAAATTTTGTTCCTTATACCATGGTATTCTTAGATAAATTTAATTCAATTATCATAGAAGAGAAGGGTACAAAGATATTTGAAATTAAACTAAAAGAGTCAACAGAATATAATAACAATTATACTAAGCATTTTTTAGATATATATTATGAAGGCGTTAAAAAAGAGATTGTATTTTTGAAAGCAGTAAATGAATATGGAGAAATAATTTGTGAAATTGATAAAGGTTCATTATTTAAATTTAAAGAAATACCAAAAGATATTCCACGTTTATATGCAAGATTTCCTTTGATTGGTACTGAAGACTTACCTTTTAAGGTAATTTATAATTCTTGGAGATTTTATGTTACAGAACCTAGAGATGGCGTTTTATTGTTTGAGGAAAGTAATGAAAATGTTAAAGAAAATCGAAAGATAATTGAAGAATTAACAAATTTATATTTAGATCTTGTAGAAAGAGTATCAAAAAAAGATAGATGTTTATCAATTTATAATATTTTACCTTTAAATAAAAAAGTAAATAAATATTGGTTGTCTGAAGATTGGTTCCAAAAAGCAATTCTCAAATTAATTAGAAAAGGTATATCAAACCTACCTTTAATATATAACCAAGATAATAATAAAATTAATATGTATGATGTAAACAATGCTAATATATTTTTACCTAAAGCTGCAGATGAAGATACTTTAAGAGAGCTTTGGTGTCTATTAAGCGGTATAAAATCTTTTAACTTATTTCAATTCGAAGAAATAACTTATTGGTCTAAAATTATTTGGGACGATGAACTTAAAGTAAATTTAGATAAATTAGTTGACACATTAGATAAAAAGGAAACTTTAGATAGCTTAAATGAAGCACTAAAACCTAATATATCGCCTTTAGATTGGCTAAACAGTTTATACAAACTTAAACCGTTTAAATCTGGAGCAAATAATAATAAAGCAATTCTTTTAAATCAAGAAAATGTATTTGTTAAATATAACGAAATAAATATTGATTCTGAGTTGCCTCCGGAGCTAAAAAATGTCCTTAAATACTTTGGATCAAATCCATATAAAGAATTATTACATTTAGATATTAATTCAGAGTTGTTTAATGAAATGCCAAGTATATTAACTGAAACCTTAATTGAAAAAATAAAGACTAAAATTTCGCTGAACAAGTATACAGACTTTCCAAAGGCTTTCAACTACTTAGTCTCCTTAATTCCAAATGACGATTCTATTAAACAGAATAGACTTAATTTTTATGAGACAACTACTAGTATGTTATTAGATAATGAATTCGAAAAAACATTAGTGTCGTATGATATGGAAGCAATATGGGAACTTATTAATCCTAAGATTGCTGAATACGTATGTAGTTGTATTAACGAATGTGAGAATATTCAAATGCTTAAAGATAAATTAAACTATGAATCAGTAGAGGACACAATTCACTGGCTTAATGATTTTATAGCATTATTAATAAAGAATAATCTATCAAATTTATACAACTCTGATCAAAATAGATTATTTCCAAATCAAAATGGCATAATGGTTTCAAAAAATGATATCTATTTAGATGATGGTGATATTCCAGAAGAGCTAAAGGATATTTTAGAATTGCTGGGTAAAGGTATTAGGGATGAATTACTCGATATAGGTGTATTTTTAATGAAGGAAAATAGAGTAATGAATTCGGAAATGATTGTAGACCAGATAAAAAAACTAATTCCTCCTTTAATCGCCGAATATCCCAGAACAAATGAGACTATGCAAATTTTATCTCAATTATATTCTTGGTTTGTTGAAAATAAGGAACTTGGTAAGAAATTATTTGGAAAATTATATGATGATCGACATCGTTTATGTGATGATGAAATAATAGCCGAAAATATAAAAAAAGCAGAACAACTAGATAGATTATTCGATGAGTACAACATTAAAGGTATTGATAATTTAAGGGCAATTCTTATTGATACAAATACTGTAAAACCAGAGGAAACACACAAACAAGAAATTTCTATTGATAGCTTAGTCAGTCTAGGTATTACTACTCCAGAAGAATTAGAAGCAGCATTCAAAAATCAGGCTTTGCAAAACGAGTTTATTCATAGCTCTATTTCTACAGTTAAAATGTTTGAAAAAGCACAAGAAAAAATAGAACGAGCTAAGAGAAATGTAATTGAGTATCTAAAAAAGGATGATCAATATAATCTTGATGATGTTGAAAAAATAGCACCTACTATTTTTGGTGGCATAAGAAAGAATGATAGGGATATTCAGATTGTTGTTAGACCTTCAGATAATGACATGGTAATAATATATTCTCAATCTGAAAAAGATGTACTAGATTATGCTGATTCAGAACTTTGGGTTGAAAATGGATTTTCTTCTCCACTAAATTTAACATTGGGTAAAGTCTTTAAAAGCGCAAGAATTAATAAAATCCCATTAAAATACTAG
- a CDS encoding HNH endonuclease yields the protein MDIIFRNAEFEDNEIELLINANYSWNQKDPQLEKFKKELYRKLRQNIYCPYCMRRLNRKKKDEIDHIIHKSDYEHFTFQPKNLVIACNRCNNNKLAKNVLEDLYIEEFKNKSWKEYPDSGGIFKIVHPYYDIYKHHINLNEIFYSVHNDSDKGKNTIEMMNLYGFDLLEEKVKHSDSFQKIISSSIGNPDNDRELITWAKFLLEPPVIQETIFDIIINFQKSGSKGEILKEEQYHKLKKKIRENDDTNTVEEFEIEFRASAKYIKTINEINDEEIIEKTIIQLENLYELRDLHKDLNYALLIALILIVRKKEGKYTKRNLSKYLAS from the coding sequence ATGGATATTATATTTAGAAATGCTGAGTTTGAAGATAATGAGATTGAACTTTTAATAAATGCAAACTATTCGTGGAATCAAAAGGATCCCCAATTAGAAAAATTTAAAAAAGAATTATATAGGAAACTCAGACAAAATATTTATTGTCCTTATTGCATGCGAAGACTAAATAGAAAAAAAAAGGATGAAATTGACCATATAATACATAAATCTGACTATGAACATTTTACGTTCCAACCTAAGAATTTAGTAATTGCTTGTAATAGATGTAATAACAATAAATTAGCTAAAAATGTGTTAGAAGATTTATATATTGAAGAATTTAAAAATAAAAGTTGGAAAGAGTATCCTGATAGTGGGGGGATTTTTAAAATAGTACACCCTTACTATGATATTTATAAACATCATATTAATCTAAATGAAATATTTTATTCCGTACATAATGATAGTGATAAAGGGAAAAATACAATAGAGATGATGAATTTATATGGATTTGACTTACTAGAGGAAAAAGTTAAGCATAGTGATTCATTTCAAAAAATAATTAGTTCAAGTATAGGCAACCCAGATAATGATCGGGAGTTGATAACTTGGGCTAAATTTCTATTAGAACCCCCAGTGATACAAGAAACTATATTTGACATTATAATTAACTTTCAAAAAAGTGGATCAAAGGGGGAAATTTTGAAAGAAGAGCAGTATCACAAGCTTAAAAAAAAGATACGAGAAAATGATGATACAAATACTGTTGAGGAATTTGAAATCGAGTTTCGGGCGTCTGCAAAATATATAAAAACCATTAATGAGATAAATGATGAAGAAATAATTGAAAAGACAATTATTCAATTAGAAAATTTATATGAATTAAGGGATTTACACAAAGATTTAAACTATGCATTATTAATAGCCCTCATTCTGATTGTGAGAAAGAAAGAAGGGAAATATACTAAGAGAAATCTAAGTAAATACCTCGCTTCTTAA
- a CDS encoding AAA family ATPase: MKSGFRIIEFSIDEFMGSNDLKVSIFGENKKIDSNIFSCGLIIGENGSGKTELVIKLIKIFAELDEFQEKKKIRNSKDSERYNLKYYLNGHIYEIDNKSDYLFIKDNKVVSLEEIELPRKLIAQSFSFADKFNFNSAGRYSYLGTRTASNASYISHFENSIAEILSTSLTNPGFIDFLKELFGFLYFDEQFDIIFEIKSQKKLALLISSNEEFKQLYENITSNRRIKSQLHFDLENLEGIHYKIPDYINKYIINDKYLTYKIDLNDTFNHEGISEFYVIMRLLSYMKVLTNPNVKFYKYKNGLRMDVASSGEKQLLYSFLSIYSKIEQNSLIIIDEPEISLHPNWQMKYLKLLEKLFSNFTSSQFLIATHSHFMVSDLKKENSSIIVMNRETEKFRAYTYESNTFSWSAEDILYNVFGVASSRNYYIASDVEEVIKAISLNNINDVTLNKIKNLKKIYPDLNNSDPLKTIIDNILKVVGGKR, from the coding sequence ATGAAGAGTGGATTTAGAATTATAGAGTTTTCTATTGATGAATTTATGGGGAGCAATGATTTAAAAGTAAGTATTTTTGGAGAAAATAAAAAAATTGATAGTAATATTTTTAGTTGTGGCTTAATAATAGGAGAAAATGGTAGTGGTAAAACGGAGTTAGTTATCAAATTAATTAAGATATTTGCCGAATTAGATGAATTTCAAGAAAAAAAGAAAATTAGAAACTCTAAAGATAGTGAAAGATATAATTTAAAGTATTATTTAAATGGACATATCTATGAAATCGATAATAAATCAGATTATCTCTTTATTAAGGATAATAAAGTAGTATCCCTAGAAGAAATTGAATTACCAAGAAAATTAATAGCGCAATCATTTAGTTTTGCTGATAAATTTAATTTTAATTCAGCAGGAAGATACTCTTATCTAGGTACTAGAACTGCATCCAATGCTAGTTATATATCACACTTTGAAAATAGCATAGCTGAAATTTTGAGTACTAGTTTAACAAATCCAGGATTTATAGATTTTCTAAAAGAGTTATTTGGATTCTTATACTTCGATGAGCAATTTGATATTATTTTTGAAATAAAGTCTCAAAAAAAATTAGCTTTGCTAATTTCAAGTAATGAGGAATTTAAACAACTATATGAAAATATAACTTCTAACAGAAGAATTAAATCTCAATTACATTTTGATTTAGAGAACTTAGAGGGTATTCATTATAAGATACCAGATTACATCAATAAATATATTATCAATGATAAGTATTTAACTTATAAAATTGATCTAAATGATACATTCAATCACGAAGGAATTTCTGAATTTTATGTAATTATGAGGCTTTTAAGTTATATGAAAGTATTAACAAACCCCAATGTTAAATTTTATAAGTATAAAAATGGTTTGAGAATGGATGTTGCTAGTTCTGGTGAAAAGCAATTGTTATATTCGTTTTTAAGTATTTATTCGAAAATTGAACAAAATTCTCTGATTATTATTGATGAGCCTGAAATTAGCTTACATCCTAATTGGCAAATGAAATACTTAAAATTATTAGAAAAGTTATTTTCGAATTTTACAAGCAGTCAATTTCTTATAGCTACGCATTCGCATTTTATGGTATCAGATTTAAAAAAAGAAAATTCATCAATTATAGTTATGAATAGAGAAACAGAGAAATTCCGTGCATATACTTATGAATCTAATACATTTAGTTGGTCAGCAGAAGATATACTTTATAATGTTTTCGGTGTAGCAAGCAGTAGAAATTATTATATTGCTTCAGATGTTGAAGAAGTTATTAAAGCAATTTCTCTAAATAATATTAATGATGTAACTCTAAATAAAATTAAGAATCTAAAAAAAATCTATCCAGATTTAAATAACTCAGACCCTTTAAAGACAATAATTGATAATATATTGAAAGTTGTTGGAGGTAAGCGCTAA